In Anaerolineales bacterium, one DNA window encodes the following:
- the cas3 gene encoding CRISPR-associated helicase Cas3': MSGMTKAERLEEMKRLYIQRAYADIELADRLGVTRETVFRDRRELTTQYPIEKDDQGRYHIPRTKLISEIKLNLHEALTLYLAGRKTSRQTRFHQPHTVNAVEKLAATLRQPMTERLLKSAEQLMGQEKNPEKIKIIETVTQAWVEQRKVRIEYQALGNEGLTRHTISPYIIEPSIWSDSVYVVARSDFNDRVFAFKIDRILSAVLSGETFEIPDSFNDEELLKHAWGIWYADRDPVTVRLRFSPAVTRRVKESIWHPLEKVDDSEDGGCLWSVEIAEWREMLPWVRGWGADVEVLEPKGLREHLIREAQGLAELYKVMEMKKQFVAHIRKKDKTPQSLDEHLRAVSKHAGDFASKIGLKETGDVLGLFHDFGKASEKFQRYILSGEGSIHPDAEEYLDPIAHKGKIDHTTAGAQVIYENLWNKGQKEKIAAQVLALCIASHHSGLIDCLKPDGENNFKRRMDKADENTRKAEALTNLQEIVNSLDGLLSDKVVAQIFDKLQSLKEEANESQNTLAFKAGLLVRFLLSCLLDADRLDTADFESPGNVHVRNYGQYHPWEILIERLEKQFQEFEQKTSQMELGKALEVNQLRAQVAQACLDTATKPKGIYQLTVPTGGGKTLASLRFALNHAKEHSMERVFYIIPYTSIIDQNADEIRKILEDKDEGGNYLDKVVLEHHSNLTPEEESYRQNLLAQNWDAPVVLTTQVQFLEALFGYGTRSARRMHQLANSVIIFDEVQRIPINMIHMFNLALRFLVHTCGATVVLCTATQPPLDKVENPYRALTIKPEQRIIQSEEKLFERLKRVEVFDKRKVGGWSAEEVAELAEGQLQEKGSVLVVVNTKKSARALYQAIANRKIPCIHLYHLSTNMCPAHRLKMLNKIKGKLKSKTAKPVICVSTQLIEAGVDIDFGAVIRYLAGMDSIAQSAGRCNRHGVREGLGNVWIVNPQGENIDRLKDIVIGADNAQRVLDDFKGNPNLIGLEAMAAYFKYYYYVRKDEMRYKVGVKEIGRDDDLFNLLSLNTLSVGAYQGTHKTAPELAFPQSFQSAAKAFRVIDSPTRGVVVPYQEGDEIIKDLCRAPELEKEYKLLKRAQRYSVNLFQRDFDNLYKAGAIYEVQKGAGVFYLDKQYYSKYFGWSEEPVNPMEVQIV; this comes from the coding sequence ATGAGCGGAATGACGAAGGCAGAACGACTGGAAGAGATGAAGCGGCTGTACATCCAGCGCGCTTATGCGGATATTGAACTGGCAGACCGGCTGGGCGTGACGCGCGAAACCGTTTTTCGTGACCGAAGGGAGTTGACAACCCAATATCCCATCGAAAAGGATGACCAGGGGCGGTATCACATCCCACGCACAAAACTCATCTCAGAGATCAAACTGAATTTACACGAAGCGCTGACCCTGTACCTGGCGGGGCGTAAAACCTCGCGGCAGACGCGCTTTCACCAGCCGCATACCGTCAACGCAGTGGAGAAGCTCGCCGCCACCCTGCGCCAGCCCATGACCGAACGCCTGCTCAAATCGGCGGAGCAGTTGATGGGGCAGGAAAAGAACCCGGAGAAGATCAAGATCATCGAGACCGTGACTCAAGCCTGGGTCGAGCAAAGAAAGGTACGCATTGAATATCAAGCCTTGGGCAATGAAGGTCTCACCCGCCACACGATCAGCCCATACATCATCGAGCCGTCCATTTGGAGCGACAGCGTGTACGTGGTCGCCCGAAGCGATTTCAACGATAGGGTTTTCGCCTTCAAAATTGACCGCATTCTCTCCGCCGTCCTTTCCGGGGAGACATTCGAAATCCCCGATTCATTCAACGACGAGGAACTGCTCAAACACGCCTGGGGCATTTGGTACGCGGATAGGGACCCTGTCACTGTGAGGTTGCGCTTCTCCCCCGCTGTGACGCGCCGCGTAAAGGAAAGTATTTGGCATCCGTTGGAGAAAGTGGATGATTCCGAAGATGGCGGCTGTCTCTGGAGCGTGGAGATCGCCGAGTGGCGCGAGATGCTCCCGTGGGTGCGCGGCTGGGGCGCGGACGTGGAGGTGCTGGAACCGAAGGGTTTGAGGGAGCACCTCATCCGTGAGGCACAGGGGTTGGCGGAGTTGTATAAGGTGATGGAGATGAAAAAACAATTTGTTGCTCATATACGAAAGAAAGATAAAACCCCGCAATCGCTTGATGAACATCTGAGAGCGGTATCCAAACATGCGGGGGATTTTGCCAGCAAGATTGGTCTGAAAGAGACTGGCGACGTTCTTGGCTTGTTCCACGATTTTGGAAAAGCCAGCGAGAAATTCCAAAGGTATATTTTATCGGGCGAGGGCTCCATTCACCCAGACGCGGAAGAATATCTTGACCCCATCGCGCACAAGGGTAAGATAGACCACACCACCGCAGGCGCGCAGGTGATTTACGAGAATCTTTGGAACAAGGGACAAAAGGAAAAAATTGCCGCGCAGGTTTTAGCCTTGTGTATTGCTTCCCATCACTCTGGGTTGATTGATTGCCTTAAGCCAGATGGAGAAAATAATTTCAAGCGGCGCATGGACAAGGCAGACGAAAACACGCGCAAAGCCGAGGCGTTAACCAATTTGCAGGAGATTGTAAATTCGCTGGACGGTTTGCTCTCCGATAAAGTAGTGGCACAAATCTTTGACAAACTGCAAAGCCTGAAAGAGGAAGCGAACGAATCGCAAAACACACTGGCTTTCAAAGCAGGATTGCTTGTCCGTTTTTTGCTGAGTTGCCTGCTGGATGCGGACAGGTTGGACACGGCTGATTTTGAGTCACCAGGCAATGTCCATGTCCGAAATTACGGACAATATCATCCCTGGGAAATTTTGATTGAACGGCTGGAAAAGCAATTTCAGGAGTTCGAGCAGAAAACTTCCCAAATGGAGCTGGGTAAGGCGCTGGAAGTCAATCAGTTGCGAGCGCAAGTTGCACAAGCCTGCCTGGATACAGCGACCAAACCCAAAGGCATCTATCAATTGACCGTCCCGACAGGCGGTGGCAAGACGTTGGCAAGTTTGCGATTTGCGTTGAACCATGCAAAAGAACACTCGATGGAAAGAGTTTTTTATATCATCCCTTACACTTCCATCATTGACCAGAACGCCGATGAAATTAGAAAGATTTTGGAGGATAAAGACGAAGGCGGAAACTATCTCGATAAGGTGGTTCTCGAACATCACTCCAACTTGACGCCCGAAGAAGAAAGTTACAGGCAAAACCTGTTGGCGCAAAACTGGGACGCGCCTGTGGTGCTAACCACGCAGGTTCAATTTTTGGAAGCGTTGTTCGGCTATGGAACGCGAAGCGCACGGCGAATGCACCAGTTGGCAAATTCGGTGATTATCTTCGACGAAGTGCAGAGAATTCCAATCAACATGATTCACATGTTCAACCTTGCACTTCGTTTTCTCGTGCATACCTGCGGGGCGACGGTCGTGCTTTGTACTGCCACCCAGCCGCCGCTCGACAAAGTGGAAAACCCCTACCGCGCTTTGACCATCAAGCCAGAGCAACGCATTATCCAAAGCGAGGAAAAACTGTTCGAGCGCTTGAAACGAGTTGAAGTATTCGATAAGCGCAAAGTCGGCGGATGGAGCGCGGAGGAAGTGGCGGAATTGGCGGAAGGTCAGTTGCAGGAAAAAGGCAGTGTGCTAGTCGTCGTCAATACCAAAAAATCTGCCCGCGCGCTTTATCAAGCCATTGCCAACAGGAAAATTCCGTGCATTCACTTGTATCATCTCAGCACGAATATGTGTCCCGCCCATCGCCTGAAGATGTTGAACAAAATCAAAGGGAAACTGAAGTCCAAAACAGCAAAACCTGTGATTTGCGTCAGCACGCAACTCATCGAAGCGGGCGTGGATATTGACTTCGGCGCGGTCATCCGCTATCTGGCGGGGATGGATTCGATTGCCCAATCCGCAGGGCGTTGTAATCGTCACGGAGTCCGAGAGGGCTTGGGGAATGTTTGGATTGTCAATCCGCAAGGAGAGAATATTGATAGATTGAAAGATATCGTTATCGGCGCGGATAATGCCCAGCGCGTTTTGGACGACTTCAAAGGCAATCCCAATCTCATTGGGCTGGAGGCAATGGCGGCATATTTTAAGTATTACTACTATGTGCGGAAAGATGAAATGCGTTATAAAGTAGGCGTGAAAGAAATCGGCAGGGATGATGATTTGTTCAACTTGCTTTCCCTGAATACGCTTTCCGTAGGCGCGTATCAGGGAACTCATAAAACCGCTCCTGAGCTCGCGTTCCCGCAATCCTTTCAAAGCGCGGCAAAGGCTTTTCGTGTGATTGACTCACCGACGCGCGGCGTGGTTGTTCCGTATCAGGAAGGCGATGAGATCATCAAAGACCTGTGCCGTGCACCAGAACTCGAAAAAGAGTATAAACTGCTCAAAAGGGCGCAGCGATATTCGGTCAATTTGTTTCAGCGCGATTTCGATAATTTGTATAAAGCAGGAGCCATCTACGAGGTTCAGAAAGGAGCAGGAGTGTTTTATCTTGACAAACAATATTACAGCAAATATTTTGGCTGGAGCGAAGAGCCTGTCAATCCAATGGAAGTCCAAATCGTGTAA
- the cas1c gene encoding type I-C CRISPR-associated endonuclease Cas1c — protein MKHLGNVLYITTPEAFLSLDGENVVVKKEEGASTRLPLHNLENIVCFTWQGASPALMGACAERNIGLTFLTPNGRFQGRVTGRVKGNVLLRKKQFEWSEKEAQSVPIAQSFLLGKISNCRKVLERAIRDHAMLVAERVESLSGASNFMKETLKAIPLCTSTGDLMGFEGSAAKIYFGVFDHLILHQRDDFFFRERSRRPPLDNMNALLSFLYTLLTNETASALETVGLDPYVGFLHRDRPGRPSLALDLMEELRPVLVDRLALSLVNRKQINGKGFTQKESGGVLMDDDTRKAVLVAWQERKKEELIHPYLKEKIPYGLLPHVQVMLLARHLRGDLDAYPPFFWN, from the coding sequence ATGAAACATCTCGGAAACGTCCTCTACATCACTACGCCTGAAGCCTTTCTCTCCCTCGACGGTGAAAATGTCGTCGTCAAGAAGGAAGAGGGGGCATCCACCCGCCTGCCTTTGCACAACCTTGAAAACATCGTCTGCTTCACGTGGCAGGGAGCGAGTCCCGCGTTGATGGGTGCGTGCGCAGAGCGAAACATCGGGTTGACCTTCCTTACGCCGAATGGACGTTTTCAGGGGCGGGTCACGGGGCGGGTGAAGGGAAATGTCCTGTTGCGGAAGAAACAGTTTGAATGGTCGGAGAAAGAGGCGCAGAGCGTCCCTATCGCTCAATCCTTTTTGCTGGGAAAAATCTCCAACTGCCGCAAAGTCCTCGAACGAGCCATCCGAGACCATGCCATGCTGGTCGCAGAGCGTGTCGAATCGCTTTCCGGTGCATCGAACTTCATGAAGGAGACTCTCAAGGCGATACCGCTATGCACATCTACGGGCGACTTGATGGGGTTCGAGGGAAGCGCGGCGAAGATTTACTTTGGCGTGTTCGATCACTTGATCCTGCATCAACGCGACGATTTTTTCTTTCGGGAACGTTCGCGCCGTCCGCCCTTGGATAACATGAATGCCTTGCTCTCGTTCCTGTACACGCTCCTGACGAATGAAACCGCCTCAGCCTTGGAAACAGTTGGTCTTGACCCCTATGTCGGATTCCTGCACCGCGACCGCCCTGGGCGTCCATCGCTCGCGCTCGACCTGATGGAGGAGTTGCGCCCTGTGCTGGTGGATCGGTTGGCGTTGTCGCTGGTGAATCGCAAGCAGATTAATGGCAAGGGCTTCACGCAAAAAGAAAGTGGCGGCGTGTTGATGGATGACGACACGCGTAAAGCCGTGCTGGTTGCCTGGCAGGAACGCAAGAAAGAGGAACTCATTCACCCCTATCTCAAAGAGAAGATTCCATACGGGTTACTCCCTCATGTCCAAGTCATGCTGCTCGCCCGTCACCTGCGCGGCGATTTGGATGCGTATCCGCCGTTCTTCTGGAATTGA
- the cas2 gene encoding CRISPR-associated endonuclease Cas2, translated as MMVLITYDVKTETKAGQSRLRRVSKKCKDYGQRVQNSVFECLIDPAQLKQLQDALNKIIDPEVDSLRYYYLGNNWKSRVEHIGAKPSIDLEGTIIA; from the coding sequence ATGATGGTGCTCATCACGTATGATGTCAAAACCGAAACAAAAGCAGGGCAATCCCGTCTGCGGCGAGTCTCCAAGAAATGCAAGGACTACGGACAGCGCGTACAAAACTCCGTCTTTGAGTGTCTCATTGATCCCGCACAGTTAAAGCAATTGCAAGATGCGCTGAACAAGATCATTGACCCCGAAGTGGATAGTCTTCGTTATTACTATCTTGGCAACAATTGGAAAAGCCGCGTCGAACACATTGGCGCGAAGCCGAGCATTGATCTGGAAGGGACGATTATCGCCTAA
- a CDS encoding ImmA/IrrE family metallo-endopeptidase: MKPKVIKTEAEYEMALAHLETLMEAEPNTALEEEMELFAVLIEDYEREYFPIELPDPIEAIQFRMEQQGLKRKDLEQYIGSQSKVSEVLNRKRPLSIAMIRALHQGLGIPAEVLLQEEGKELSAPKYDLKKYPFNEMFKEGYFNFFNGTLQEAKEMKEEILDRFFSVFQGMTFERAMPRSSDAGKMDEFALEAWQARALSLAEEQELPPYTPNSLDDEDLKHLVKLSAFDVGPILARDYLQKRGIAFVILEKLPQTYLDGACFKSPSERPVIGLTLRHDRLDNFWFTLFHELGHLNLHLNQNNFAFFDDTETQDQSHDKREKEANDFASKHLVPDDKWRQWRRTQSDIVPKDEIHLFADRLGISPAIVAGRLRWETGDYGKYSTMLGNKTVKSIFQQS, from the coding sequence ATGAAACCGAAAGTGATCAAGACCGAAGCCGAATATGAAATGGCTCTGGCTCATCTCGAAACCCTCATGGAAGCCGAGCCGAACACCGCGCTCGAAGAGGAAATGGAACTGTTCGCCGTTCTCATCGAGGACTACGAGCGCGAGTATTTCCCCATCGAATTGCCCGATCCCATTGAGGCGATCCAGTTCCGCATGGAACAGCAGGGGCTTAAGCGCAAAGACTTGGAACAGTACATTGGCAGCCAGAGCAAAGTTTCTGAAGTGCTGAATCGCAAACGCCCGCTCAGCATAGCCATGATCCGCGCCTTGCATCAGGGCTTGGGCATCCCCGCCGAGGTCTTGTTGCAGGAGGAGGGGAAGGAGCTATCCGCACCAAAATACGATCTGAAGAAATATCCATTCAACGAAATGTTCAAAGAAGGCTATTTCAATTTCTTCAACGGTACGTTGCAGGAAGCAAAAGAGATGAAAGAGGAAATACTGGACCGCTTCTTCTCGGTGTTTCAAGGAATGACCTTTGAAAGAGCCATGCCGCGATCTTCCGATGCAGGCAAAATGGACGAATTTGCCCTCGAAGCCTGGCAGGCGCGTGCGCTGTCCCTAGCCGAAGAGCAGGAACTTCCGCCTTATACTCCCAACTCGCTGGATGACGAAGATCTGAAGCACCTTGTCAAACTCAGCGCTTTTGATGTGGGTCCAATTCTGGCGCGTGATTATCTCCAAAAGCGCGGTATCGCGTTTGTGATCCTTGAAAAATTACCGCAGACATATCTGGATGGCGCTTGTTTTAAATCACCGTCAGAACGCCCTGTAATTGGTCTTACCTTACGCCATGACCGTCTGGATAATTTTTGGTTTACCCTATTCCACGAATTGGGACATCTTAATCTGCATCTGAACCAGAATAACTTTGCCTTTTTTGATGATACGGAAACGCAGGATCAATCACACGACAAGCGCGAAAAGGAAGCCAACGATTTCGCATCAAAACACTTGGTCCCCGATGATAAATGGAGGCAATGGAGAAGGACGCAAAGCGACATTGTTCCAAAGGATGAGATTCACCTATTTGCAGATCGCTTGGGAATTTCTCCCGCAATCGTTGCCGGGCGGCTGCGCTGGGAGACAGGTGATTATGGCAAATACTCGACCATGCTTGGCAATAAGACAGTGAAAAGTATTTTTCAGCAAAGTTAG
- the cas7c gene encoding type I-C CRISPR-associated protein Cas7/Csd2 encodes MTTLSKKIDFAVIVTVNHANPNGDPLSGNRPRVTYDGSGEMSDVSIKRKIRNRLMEMGQSIFVQSDDSKIDDYPSLRARAEGELGKDVWKDRDLAIKESCSKWIDVRTFGQVFAYSEGAKGEGVSIGIRGPVSVHPAFSVAPVLDRTSSIQITKSVKGDVKDKASDTMGMKHRVDHGVYVFYGSMNPQLATKTGFSDEDAEAMKEAIKTLFRNDASSARPEGSMEVYKVYWWEHNSPNGQYSSAKVHRLLKVETKSDEPKSIEDYEITLGQLDGLKCETIDGE; translated from the coding sequence ATGACCACCCTTTCCAAGAAAATCGACTTTGCCGTGATCGTGACCGTCAACCATGCCAACCCCAACGGCGACCCATTGAGCGGCAACCGCCCGCGCGTAACGTATGACGGCTCTGGCGAAATGTCTGATGTTTCCATCAAACGCAAAATCCGCAATCGCCTGATGGAAATGGGGCAGTCCATCTTCGTTCAATCGGATGACAGCAAAATAGACGATTACCCTAGTCTACGGGCAAGAGCAGAAGGAGAATTGGGCAAAGATGTCTGGAAAGATAGAGATTTAGCAATTAAAGAATCGTGTAGCAAATGGATTGATGTGCGCACTTTTGGGCAGGTCTTTGCCTATAGCGAAGGCGCAAAAGGAGAGGGCGTTTCGATTGGCATTCGCGGACCTGTGTCGGTTCACCCAGCTTTTTCAGTCGCGCCAGTTTTAGACCGCACTTCAAGTATCCAAATTACAAAAAGCGTCAAAGGCGATGTTAAGGATAAGGCTTCTGACACCATGGGCATGAAGCATCGCGTGGATCACGGCGTTTATGTTTTCTACGGAAGCATGAATCCGCAACTCGCCACCAAAACGGGTTTCTCAGATGAAGATGCAGAAGCAATGAAGGAAGCAATAAAGACTCTGTTCCGCAATGACGCATCATCGGCGCGCCCCGAAGGAAGCATGGAAGTGTACAAGGTTTATTGGTGGGAACACAATAGCCCCAATGGACAATACTCTTCCGCGAAAGTTCACCGTCTGCTCAAAGTGGAAACCAAATCCGATGAACCCAAGAGCATCGAAGATTACGAAATCACACTGGGTCAATTAGATGGCTTGAAATGCGAGACGATTGACGGCGAATAA
- the cas8c gene encoding type I-C CRISPR-associated protein Cas8c/Csd1, whose protein sequence is MWMQKLAETYDNSKSVVGVETDDNKTPLLPICHTTQKTHIEIAIDSNGDFRRAEASLKKIFIPCTESSAGRTSGPVPHPLCDKLQYVALDYVKHGGDKKPHAALYISQLERWCDSNFSHPKAIAILKYAQKGNIIGDLIDHKILFAEADGKLLRKWDGDKKDKPAIFILLQNQEWQGDIFVRWVVESKELESATWKDGTLWKSWIEYYLDVKKEKKAFCLINGKELIVADQHPRRIRNEADGAKLISSGKTRDSKGKETIDDGCGFTFLGRFLSPDQASSVSLDASQKAHLALKWLIERQGYRDQEGQAIVAWATSGKPIPQPTDGGQSLIWGDMPTEEDSNSYTAQELGVKLRNRIAGYGKELGNTDEVVVMALDSATTGRMAITYYRDLTGSDYLKRIDDWHESCAWRHTYFYVQEKDDKGKTKNRYIPFVGAPAPADIAEAAYASNRNGKFEVDKKLRKSTIARLLPCIVDGQPIPRDIVESAVRRASNRIALENWQWNKVLTITCSLFRKFKQGKEKYEMSLDETRKTRDYLYGRLLAIADVLEERALFNAEKNRPTNAARYMQIFSQRPFRTWQQIHDLLTPYIMRLGGKAYFYKNLIAEVKGMFDPDEFIRDKPLTGEYLLGYYCQRQELVTKKDKPSSDEDEGNDENSEE, encoded by the coding sequence ATGTGGATGCAAAAACTGGCTGAGACCTACGATAATTCTAAGTCTGTGGTTGGAGTAGAAACAGACGACAACAAGACACCTCTTCTTCCAATTTGCCACACCACGCAGAAGACGCATATTGAAATCGCCATTGATAGCAACGGTGATTTTAGACGCGCTGAGGCTTCTCTAAAAAAGATATTTATCCCATGTACTGAAAGTTCAGCGGGCAGAACTAGCGGACCTGTGCCACATCCACTTTGCGATAAGTTACAGTATGTCGCGTTGGATTACGTTAAGCATGGTGGAGACAAGAAACCCCATGCCGCACTGTACATTTCACAACTCGAAAGATGGTGTGATTCCAATTTTTCGCACCCCAAAGCAATTGCCATATTGAAGTATGCCCAAAAAGGGAACATCATCGGCGACCTGATTGACCACAAGATTTTATTTGCTGAGGCAGACGGAAAACTTCTCAGGAAGTGGGATGGAGACAAGAAGGATAAGCCTGCTATCTTTATATTACTTCAGAATCAAGAGTGGCAGGGTGATATTTTTGTCCGATGGGTTGTGGAAAGTAAAGAATTGGAGTCTGCAACTTGGAAAGACGGAACATTGTGGAAAAGTTGGATTGAATACTATTTAGATGTCAAGAAGGAGAAAAAAGCCTTTTGCTTGATAAACGGAAAAGAATTAATTGTTGCCGACCAACATCCGAGAAGAATTAGAAATGAGGCTGATGGAGCAAAATTAATTTCATCTGGAAAAACGAGAGATAGCAAAGGAAAAGAAACGATAGACGATGGTTGCGGTTTTACCTTTCTTGGGCGTTTTTTATCTCCAGACCAAGCGTCAAGCGTAAGTTTGGATGCATCCCAAAAGGCTCATCTGGCATTGAAGTGGTTGATTGAACGTCAAGGATATAGAGACCAAGAAGGGCAAGCCATCGTTGCTTGGGCAACTTCGGGCAAACCCATCCCACAACCCACCGATGGCGGACAATCCCTGATATGGGGTGACATGCCTACTGAAGAAGACTCAAACTCCTACACCGCGCAGGAATTGGGCGTCAAACTCCGAAACAGGATTGCGGGCTATGGCAAAGAACTTGGTAACACAGACGAGGTCGTTGTCATGGCATTAGACTCCGCCACCACAGGGCGCATGGCAATCACCTATTACCGCGATTTGACAGGCTCAGATTATCTGAAACGGATAGACGATTGGCACGAGTCTTGTGCCTGGCGGCATACCTATTTCTATGTGCAGGAAAAGGATGATAAAGGAAAAACAAAGAACCGATATATTCCCTTTGTCGGCGCGCCTGCCCCCGCCGATATTGCCGAAGCCGCTTATGCGTCAAATCGTAACGGCAAGTTTGAAGTGGATAAAAAACTTCGTAAATCCACCATCGCGCGCCTGCTGCCCTGTATCGTGGACGGACAACCTATTCCACGCGACATCGTCGAGTCTGCGGTGAGACGAGCCTCAAATAGGATAGCACTGGAAAATTGGCAATGGAATAAAGTTCTTACCATTACCTGCTCACTATTCAGAAAATTCAAACAAGGAAAGGAGAAATACGAAATGTCACTCGATGAAACCCGAAAGACCAGAGACTATCTCTACGGCAGGCTGCTTGCCATTGCGGATGTTCTCGAAGAAAGGGCGCTTTTCAACGCAGAGAAAAACCGTCCGACCAACGCCGCCCGTTATATGCAGATATTTTCCCAGCGTCCCTTCCGCACCTGGCAGCAAATTCACGATTTGCTCACGCCGTACATCATGCGGCTTGGCGGCAAAGCCTATTTTTACAAAAACCTGATTGCGGAGGTCAAAGGGATGTTTGACCCCGATGAATTTATCCGCGACAAGCCGCTGACAGGCGAATATCTGCTCGGCTACTACTGCCAACGGCAGGAATTGGTCACAAAGAAAGATAAGCCATCGTCCGATGAAGACGAAGGCAATGACGAAAATTCAGAAGAATAA
- the cas5c gene encoding type I-C CRISPR-associated protein Cas5c, giving the protein MQYPNTVEFKVWGKYALFTDPLTKIGGEKYSYQIPTYEALKGILSSVYWKPTFVWVIDKVRVMKRIKTQTRSAKPIKYYGDSNDLAIYTYLSDVEYQVQAYFEWNKNREDLKQDRNENKHHCVAKRMIERGGRRDVFLGTRECQGYVEECKFGDGAGEYDNYGELDAFGLMFHGFDYPDEVKKDEFYARFWRPKMIDGVIKFVRPDDPDDKVLIRKFVRKMTANPPATIGLMEEGLLEGCEEGCEEGSV; this is encoded by the coding sequence ATGCAATATCCAAATACCGTAGAGTTCAAGGTGTGGGGTAAGTATGCCCTGTTCACCGACCCGCTCACCAAGATTGGCGGCGAAAAATACTCGTACCAGATTCCCACTTATGAAGCCTTGAAAGGGATTCTGAGTTCGGTGTATTGGAAGCCAACTTTTGTCTGGGTAATTGACAAGGTCAGGGTGATGAAGCGCATCAAAACCCAGACGCGAAGCGCCAAGCCCATCAAGTATTACGGCGACAGCAACGATCTGGCAATCTACACCTATCTTTCTGATGTGGAATATCAGGTACAGGCGTATTTCGAGTGGAACAAAAACCGGGAAGATTTGAAGCAAGATCGCAATGAGAACAAGCACCATTGTGTTGCCAAACGCATGATCGAGCGCGGCGGCAGGCGTGATGTGTTTCTCGGCACACGCGAATGTCAGGGTTATGTGGAGGAGTGCAAGTTTGGCGACGGCGCGGGCGAGTATGACAACTACGGCGAACTTGACGCCTTTGGCTTGATGTTTCATGGCTTCGATTATCCCGATGAAGTCAAAAAAGATGAGTTTTACGCTCGCTTCTGGCGTCCAAAGATGATTGACGGCGTGATTAAATTCGTGCGTCCCGACGATCCCGATGACAAAGTTCTAATCCGCAAATTCGTGCGCAAAATGACGGCAAACCCGCCCGCCACGATTGGGCTCATGGAAGAAGGCTTGCTCGAAGGTTGTGAGGAAGGTTGTGAGGAAGGGAGTGTGTGA
- the cas4 gene encoding CRISPR-associated protein Cas4 — MTEYTQDDLLPLSGIQHFLFCRRQWALIHIEQQWKENALTAEGRIMHKRVDDPFFTETRNGVITARSVPVASYRLGLSGVCDVVEFTPSPDGIKLPNRDELYLPAPVEYKRGKPKREPVDEAQLCAQAMCLEEMLSTGIPRGYLYYGQTRRREEVELTPQLRTLVKEISEEMHNYFRRGYTPKVKTHKGCRSCSLADICLPVLQEKVIAASRYIKQQIENGG, encoded by the coding sequence ATGACCGAATACACCCAAGACGACCTCCTGCCCCTCTCAGGCATTCAGCATTTTCTGTTTTGCCGCAGGCAGTGGGCGTTGATCCACATTGAGCAACAGTGGAAGGAAAACGCGCTCACCGCCGAGGGCAGGATCATGCACAAGCGAGTCGATGACCCTTTCTTCACCGAAACGAGGAACGGGGTCATCACCGCGCGTTCCGTGCCTGTGGCATCGTATCGGCTTGGGCTATCTGGTGTGTGTGACGTGGTCGAGTTCACACCCTCGCCTGATGGAATCAAACTGCCCAATCGTGATGAACTCTACCTGCCCGCGCCTGTCGAATACAAACGCGGCAAACCAAAACGCGAACCTGTGGATGAAGCCCAACTGTGCGCGCAAGCGATGTGTCTGGAGGAAATGCTTTCGACGGGTATCCCGCGCGGTTATTTGTACTACGGTCAAACCCGCCGCCGCGAAGAGGTCGAACTCACGCCTCAGTTGCGGACGCTGGTGAAAGAAATCTCCGAAGAAATGCATAACTACTTCCGCAGAGGCTATACACCGAAGGTCAAGACGCATAAAGGCTGCCGCTCGTGTTCGCTGGCTGATATTTGTCTGCCTGTGTTGCAGGAAAAAGTCATTGCGGCGTCGAGGTATATCAAACAACAAATAGAAAACGGTGGTTGA
- a CDS encoding type II toxin-antitoxin system HigB family toxin, translating into MRLISRTKLVEFWTRYTDSKEQLQAWATEVKHAEWRTPSDVKARYSTADILPGDRVVFNIKGKKYRLIVKIQYNIQIVFIRFIGTHKEYDRIDAEKI; encoded by the coding sequence ATGCGCCTGATTTCAAGAACAAAACTGGTCGAATTCTGGACGAGGTACACAGACAGCAAAGAGCAACTCCAGGCATGGGCGACGGAAGTCAAACACGCCGAATGGAGAACGCCAAGTGACGTCAAAGCCCGTTACAGCACCGCCGATATTCTTCCGGGAGATCGGGTCGTGTTCAACATCAAAGGCAAAAAATACCGATTGATCGTGAAGATCCAATACAACATTCAGATCGTGTTCATACGTTTTATCGGCACCCATAAAGAATATGACCGGATAGACGCGGAGAAAATCTGA